One part of the Oncorhynchus kisutch isolate 150728-3 linkage group LG22, Okis_V2, whole genome shotgun sequence genome encodes these proteins:
- the LOC109867542 gene encoding P3 protein-like: MFKCDVGAYLRGADCSTAVRSLTDINTNVTADSSRRYIQIGDGTSQEFEFPENTKGVIVIFSQYRSTASRKDRESWKQTVKVRSLDPEVLSILNVSDSGHMGPLKSYIISIRSGWPGRAQLLIQLLDLYRDSGSAVIEERTDYSIRVAPGSDDPAAQLIQSGGLSHFSENPVLFALLPLIFINKCAFGCKVEVEVLRGLLRRPVPLILGVAGQFLVMPLYAYGLSRLGSLPKALSLGLVITCSAPGGGGGYLYSLLLGGDVTLAISMTLVSTVVAAAAMPLSSALYGRLLGVHAALHVPFVKILGTLLFIAIPISLGMLVKLRLPKLTRVLLALIRPFSFVLIVGGIFMAYQMGASILANVRPQIVVAGVTVPMFGLLLGFGMGKLAGLAVPQRKTVSIEVGVQNSLLALAVMQLSFRRAEADFASQAPFIVALSSTSEMLLIVLCHFAHRKFCAPSAPTDT; this comes from the exons ATGTTCAAATGTGACGTCGGTGCTTATTTG agaggagcagactgtTCGACGGCGGTCCGGTCCCTGACAGACATCAACACGAACGTGACGGCCGACAGCAGCAGAAGGTATATACAAATCGGGGACGGGACCTCCCAGGAATTTGAGTTTCCCGAAAACACTAAGGGCGTGATTGTAATCTTCAGTCAATACCGGAGCACCGCAAGTAGGAAGGACCGCGAGAGCTGGAAGCAGACGGTCAAGGTACGCTCCCTGGACCCGGAGGTTCTTTCCATTCTGAATGTAAGCGACAGTGGGCATATGGGGCCCTTGAAGAGTTACATAATCAGCATAAGGTCTGGGTGGCCAGGTCGGGCACAGCTGCTCATTCAGCTACTGGACTTGTACCGGGATTCTGGTTCGGCTGTAATTGAGGAAAGGACAGACTACTCCATCAGGGTGGCGCCTGGCAGTGATGACCCAGCCGCCCAGCTTATACAGTCGGGCGGGCTGTCCCACTTCTCTGAGAACCCTGTCCTATTTGCCTTGCTGCCACTCATTTTCATCAACAAGTGTGCTTTTGGGTgcaaggtagaggtagaggtgctGAGGGGTCTCCTGCGGAGGCCTGTGCCCCTCATCTTAGGGGTCGCAGGTCAGTTCCTGGTCATGCCACTGTATGCATATGGCCTGTCCAGGCTGGGCTCCCTGCCCAAGGCCCTCTCCCTGGGCCTGGTCATCACATGTTCTGCCCCAGGTGGAGGCGGAGGCTACCTCTACAGCCTGCTACTAGGTGGGGATGTCACTCTGGCCATCTCCATGACACTAGTGTCCACAGTGGTAGCTGCAGCAGCCATGCCCCTGTCCTCTGCCCTGTACGGCAGGTTACTGGGGGTCCACGCAGCCCTCCATGTGCCCTTTGTCAAGATCCTGGGCACCCTTCTTTTCATTGCCATCCCCATCTCCCTGGGCATGCTGGTGAAGCTACGTCTGCCCAAGCTGACCCGCGTGCTGCTGGCACTGATCCGTCCCTTCAGCTTCGTGCTCATTGTGGGCGGCATCTTCATGGCCTATCAGATGGGGGCGTCTATCCTGGCCAATGTGAGACCTCAGATAGTGGTTGCGGGGGTGACTGTGCCCATGTTTGGCCTGCTGCTGGGGTTTGGGATGGGGAAGCTGGCAGGGCTGGCAGTGCCACAGAGGAAGACGGTCAGTATTGAGGTGGGGGTGCAGAACAGTCTCCTGGCGCTGGCGGTTATGCAGCTGTCGTTCCGGCGGGCGGAGGCTGACTTTGCGTCCCAGGCACCCTTCATAGTAGCGCTCAGCAGCACCTCTGAGATGCTACTCATTGTCCTCTGCCATTTCGCCCATCGAAAGTTCTGTGCCCCGAGCGCTCCAACTGACACATGA